The stretch of DNA tttgttgaagaagagtgTTCCTATGAAAGAGAACCAAGCGGAGACAGCAAAGCCCGAATCTGTGATGAAATCCGACCCGGTTGTCAAAGCTGAGCTGCTCACGTCCGAGGCAGGATCAGCCACGCCCTCGGCTACTGAATCGCCTCGAGAAACGCCCTCCGATCTGATGTCTCCCGACCCCGATCACATTCCCAGCAAGTCTTCCAAGCGGCGTCAACCGAAACCCAAGAGCCGTCCTGCTCCGAAAAAGAAGCTGAAAGTCGCCGTTGCGAAGGACTACAAGTTGCCCCCCGGTGCTCCACCCGTTGACACCAGTCACCATGGCGACGAAGATCACCAGGATCTATTTTGTGTGTGCAGACGACCTGACGACGGAAAGTGGATGATTGGATGCGATTACTGCGAAGAATGGATCCATGGAAGCTGTGTGGGTATAACTCCAGCCAGAGCAAAACTCATGCACAAGTTCTGCTGTCCTTACTGCACACACAAGGCCGAAAAGATGCGTCCCGGCGAAGAGGCCACGGTGGCCCATCAGATGACGCTGAAACACGGCACAGAAACCACCTGGAAGCGCGTTTGTCGACTGGAAGAGTGCCACAAGGCTGTCTCATACCCCAGCAAGTACTGCTGCAGAGAACACGGTCTGGAGTACATGAAGGGCAGAGTGGCTGCTCTCAGCACCAACAGCAACTCAAGTGTGGCTGACGACACTGAGGAGCCGTTTGGAAAGCTTTCCGAGGAACGTCTAGCTGCTATCGTCCAACAGACTCCCAACCTGGCTGCGTTCAAGACTCTAGGCTCGACTACTCCCGTCGAAGCGTCTCCTGTGACTCCTAAACAACCCTCCACGCAGCTCAAGTTTGTGGAACAAAAGCTCAAGTACATGACTCTGGTCAAGGACCGAACCAAGAGTCTCAGTGAAGAGGCCGCTACAGCCGCGGGAGTAAGAAAGAAGGATTTATGTGGCTACGATTCGCGTCTGGACAAGGATCATGACATCTGGGCGAATGAATTTGCTGCCCAGGATGAACTGGTGGGTATTGCCATGAGTGATGATACTAGTAAGACAGTCACTCCTTCCCACGATGCTCTACACAACAAGGAACACATTTGCTTGCAGGACAAGCGGAAATGCTATAACCATCTAGGCTGGGCTGCTCTGATTACCGACCGGCTGAATTTGCAGCTGGCTATTCTCCAGCGGGAAATGGAGAGAAGCGAAGGCGACGAGGCCGATctgaaggagattgagcgGCTGAGAAGCGTTGAGAGAAAGACGTGGATCAAGTGAGAGGCGGGTGTGAAGAGAGTCTGATTTGGAAGAGGTCAGAAATGTACTTTTAGATATTATTTATTGGagttacagtacttgtGAAAAAGTGAATCTCAGAGAAGATTATTGGGGATACACctatgtactcgtacaacaactcgtacaagtacataaAATGATGTCTGTCCAGATTCTTCTGGTGAGGATACCCCAGCAAAGGTGCTAACTCCTCACTCCAGATTCTCAGCTATTTGTAGATTTAAGCGAAACATATACTTACAATTATACTTAGGTTTAGTTGAGGAAGGAGCCACCATAAACATACACCAATTGTAACCTCAAATGTCTTTACAGAGAGATATTCAGTAGGAAAATCGTTACATCTGTGCCGAAAGTAGAGGAGCCACAAatttacttgtatttgaCAACTACGGAACACGATATGACATCTCTCACTTTGTCAGCATCTCCCCACCATTTCCGGATTCTGCAATTAAGCTTGCATGAGATCACGCTTCAGATCTGAATCAGTCACActcaccacctccatcaacaaTGAGAGCTGTTATCCAGAGAGCCAAGAGCGGATCGGTGACAGTCGATTCGAAGATTGTCAGTCAGTGAGTATAGCAGGCGAAGAGCCACCGGAACCGGGGAGCATGCTCTGAGGAGACGGCCCATATGATACGAGAAGGGCAACGGTGGGACTACAGAAGGACGGATAGACAACAGAAGGAAACAAGACGAGACAGCGGGTACCATTCACAAGGGTTTTCAGAACGGACGGAAAGACCAATGATTCTACAGGCCCCCAGAAACAACGAGTTCTCGCCTCATATTCGTTCTATGAGCAGTCTTAATCAACTGCCTGAGACTCTTCACTTCTGTCACACTCCATTACTATTGGATCAATTGTTGTCCACTCGGATTCTCCATCCTGGCCACCGTGCTTTCGGGCCCGCTAACACAGAATCTCCCACGGGCTAGTTGTTCTTATCGGAGTGGGCCATGAAGATACGGCAGAAgacgtggagaaggtcGCCAACAAAATCATCAAGACCAAACTTTGGCCCTCGGTCGATGGAGCACAGCAATGGAAACAGAGTGTGCTCGacgttggtggagaagtgCTCTGTGTTAGTCAGTTCACTTTGTTtgccaaggtcaagaagggccaGAAGCCAGACTTTCACAATGCCGCCAAGGGCCCACAGGCTAAGGAGCTCTACGACCAGGTGCTGGCAAAGATCCAGGCTGCTCTTCCAGAGGGTCGGACAGTCAAAGATGGTGTTTTTGGCGCCATGATGGACGTTGCGCTGGTTAACGACGGGCCTGTCACCATTCAGTATGATACAAAGAATGACAAATAGAGGATAGATGATGAGCgacagtacagtagttatATATAGGTATATTCCATCAAGCTGGCTTGCTAACATGTTTAATTCGTTTTTTCTTCTATATTACTTCACTCCGCCTGCTGagtctgcttcttcttcatctcctcgCCAATCTTCTGGCGCATGATCTGGTCAATAGCCTCCAGATTCTTACCCTTCTGCTCGGCTACGGCTGTCAGATCGCCCAAGTTCTTCTCCAAAGTCatcaccttcttctggtaGTGGGCAATGGCTCCTTCTGCGTCCTTTTCCACATAGTATCCCGTTCCCACGTCAACCATGAACTTGCCCACGTTGCTCATGCGTCCAGGCACGTACAGCGATGATGACAGCGGCACCATGAGTTCTGTatcgtccttctcggcggACACGCCACGCACCGACTCCTGACAGTCCTGGAACTTGCGCTTGGCCTCAATGAGCTTTTGGAACGACGAGTTGAGAAACTCCACCTCCTGCATCAGCTTCTGCTTAATTTCGCCCAGCTGGGGGATCGAGAGCGTATTGAGGTCgactgtgttagtttgGGGCGTGGGAGATCTTGTTGCTCTCTGTCTCACTCACTCTGTGTCTGTTCGGCCATGGCGGTTGGATCAATGTGTTCAAACAGATCGTGGCAGCCTGAGCTCGAATGCACCTAAACCTAATGTGTTGGGGTTTGGAGATGGTTAATTGGGATTAGGGGGTTCGAACTGGGAAGTCGTAATTTGAGTCTAAAAACTAGGataaaaataataaaagAACATCAAAATCAAGAAAAAATCATTAGAAGAAATATATATTGACGGGTTCCCTTCATCCTGCTCATCAAAAATGATTACTAAGCCCCACAGGGCACCTGGTGGGGTTGATCTGGACTTTGCTTGACTTGTCAAGTCTTAGCAAGCAAAGATctgctgtacatactgtgtaAGTAGGATGCCGTTcattttatatatttcaATTCAATTCTTGCATTTCATATCCGATCGTTCATATGTTTCAGCTCATGGCCAGAGAGTGGGCCTCTAATTTTTATCTAGAGTGTTTACTCTCATTCAGATACAGTAGGTCTTCAGCTCTGAGCTTGTCAAAGCCAACTGTCATGCCGACTTTTCTTGACAAAATTACTTGACCGTAGTTACAGTATGCTCAAGTTTCTGCCTCTGCAAAACCATATCATATACCCCAACTGCACTCGGTGATTGCAGTGAGCGAGGCCTCGATGTTGGCAGATGTGATGGGTTGTGTGAGATACACACAGATGTCACAACGCACGCTAAAACATAGAGTAAGAGTCAACGTCGAGGTATACTGTCATCTCTGACCACGATGAACCGATTCTCAGAGCAACACACGTGATCCACACTTCGTGACCCATTGTCATAGGTGTCTGAGTGCACAtctactacagtacaaatacttgtacaatactgtaatGTAGTTCTGTAGTTCTGTGTGATCACTAGCTGCTCAATCAGGTGCTGCTTATTCGCCTTCGTATGAACAAATAGGCCCTTGAACTGGCGACTATGCAGCTGTAGTCGCCACTCCATCGTAGCAGGCCTCTTCATTTGCTGTCATCTGTCACTCCGCAGTCGGTTTATAAATAAAAGGATCTCGCATCGTCTGATTCCATCTCTTCACCTTGGTCGGGCCAAAGCCGTTGATCTCAGAAATTCGTTCAGAATCGTCCAAAATGGCATTCTTCAAGCTCTTGTACGTCGTGCTGAGATTGAGAGCATCACTCTTGTTCAGCTTGACATTGCTCAACACGTCAGCTAATCGAGAGGTGTAGTCCTTGCTTTTGCTTCCCTCAATGAGCTTGACTGTGGCTGTCTCCAGACTTTTGAGCTTGCTGATGTAGTTACCACAGTCCTCGTTACTCCATGCCACAAGAATGGCCAGATCGTGTCTCATGGAAGCCCGTGTGAGTTCTCTGATAGCAGCCTCGTGATTCTCCTTGTCAATCATTACCAGCAACACTTTCAGGTCAAactgctgtttctgcaaCTTGGCGATCTTACGGTAGATGTATTCTGGTTTAATCGAGTGGTACTTGATGGACAAGAATAGCACACACGACGTCGACCCTGTCACGTAGTCCGCCACCATATCGCCCGCGCCATACTCCCATGGCACGTCCTTGATGTAGTCCAGCACTTTGTTTCCTCGCTGGTTTTTGTTCACGAGAATGGCTGGGATACGGCGTTGACGCGATACCACAGGAGCCGTGGGTTCAGCCACAGCAGCGGCTTCAGCTCGTTTGATGTTTTCTCTGGCTTGTTGGATTGACGCCTCCAGCGATATTTCATTGTTGTTTTGCCGGGTGTTCACCGgttgaggagctggaggtgtAGCTGTTATCCTAGATACTGGAACAGACGATGTAGTTGTAGATGTAGATTTAGTTGCGGCTGGAGTATGCTCTTTGTACCCCGCCGGGCGCACAATTCTGGGCTGAGGGATCGCTGGTGGCACGCGTTTTCGCAGCGGACTGACTTGTGGCGGGGTTGGCTtcggtggaggagttgtTGAGCGAGTTGAAGCTGAGGTAGAAGTGGCGGCTACAGTAGAAGATGGTGCGGGGTCTTTCGGAGCCCCGTTACCGGTTGAACCCTCAACGGCGGACTTCTTAATACCCTGGTACTCCGCCACGCCCTTTAGAATTGCCGCAATGTCGCGTTTTTGTCCTGACATGGTGCTGTGTAGAGTTGCAGAGTGCCATGTCTAAAGTTCCATGTTGGATAATGCAGATGTGCAGATGATGGAAATCTACACTGTGAGAAAAGCATAAACGACCTGAAAGCTCATAGCTCAAAGTTGAGATGATGTGAGCAGTAAAAACACGAATCTCGCAAGTTTTATGTTGCTTATACTCTTGATTGATATTACTTTCATGATTGTAATGTCGTTCTCGGGGTTGTATTGCGAAGTTCTTAATTAGTTAGCCTGGTTGGGATAGGACTTAATTTGGGTTGTATATTATTTAAAGATTGTTAGTTTTGATTCCGCCGTTTACATCATCAGCAGGTAACAACTCTGAgaaaggggaaaaaaaaacctcaCAAGCAAGAGCTCACGGTAAATGGCAATATTGGATGCGTTGGATCTTCTCCCTCGACCCCTCTAAGAagcattatttattgtgTTTTCGTAGGGTATCACCACGATGTTTTTGTATTTATAACACAACATGTAAGATGTAGGGTGAAGATTACTCCATAGAGACTAACTATTTTGCTTGGATTTTGACACATATAAACTAATCAGACCCACATGTTCCTCTATCTTCCCAAGTAATTTTCGAACCGCTCCTAAACCAACTAGTCAGTGCGTTCGCAGTTGTAGCGAAACGCGGAACTACAGTAAATAGCTGGAATTTGAAGGAATAAGTGACTCAATTAAGCTGTATTATCAAGCTTGACCAGACTGTCGTATCTACACTGAATAATACTCTTACGGTATCAACATTGATGGTGACACGCTGCTACTCACTGGGTCTCACAGTGGATTtatcttcttccactgagCCTGAGAAGCCCCAAGTCTTGTCTCAAATGCGGAATTACATATACACCAGATGCTTTACTATGAACGACATTCTCGACTAGACAGGACGCCATTGACAGAATCTATCGACTCACAAGAGTGATTGAAGAGCTCGTGTCTGTCAAACAAGTCGAAGCCAGTCTCTGGATCGTCGACCAAACGGTTCAAGAACTCATAAACCGTAATATATCTCCATGTGCGAGAGTGTTCCTTTCTTTTCGTATTCAATCAAATCAACTCATTGACCGTATGAAGCCAAAAGAGACGGGATGACAGAAAAGCTGTAGAAGCCAACGTCTCATTCATTATGATCGTGATATATACACCTGTACATTGTACGAGTGCACCTCTTGGTGATTGGTTTACTCAACAAATGGAAACATCAGCCAGTATTCATCCTAATGTCTCTTCAGAACCGGAACCTGGAGAATCGGAAGACTCGACCACCGACAAACGGTTATCACCAGCAACGGTACGTTAGTGGTCGACTACTCTGCAGAAATGGTCTTATTTGACCGGTATTTTGTCGTATAGAAGAGTTGTCTTGTATCTTCGTCTAGAGAGTTAGATGTTATTGATTTGATATGTACAttagttgttgttgttgttgttgttgttgtttttgttgttgtttgtcgttgttgttgttaaTCGGTTACAGAGAATTTCTCCGGGCTCTTCCATCCAGCCTAACATCTTCATAGCCCTGGTTCCATCCCGAGGGCATCACAGGAGCCTGTCGTGTCCCTATATCCGAGACCGTAGCAGCCTCGTTATACATGACCCAGTCACCCCCCTCAATGAAACACTCACCCCCACCTTGGAGCACCTCCATGTAAGCTCTCTTGTTTTTGGTGGCTCGCTTTGCTCTAGTTTTGGCCCGTTTCTGGTGCGGCTTCACAACAATGACAGGAATGGGTGAGTGCTGCAAACAGTATTGAGATACCGAGCCCGGAATCAGGCCCTGAAATCCGACTTTCTTGCGTCCCTTGGtgccaacaacaagaaTACTGGGCTCGTAGATTTCGATAGTGCGATCCAGTACTTGCTGAAACTTGCCAATGGCATACTCTAGCACTATGGAGATCTTTTTGCCATACTGAATCAGAATTTGTTCCACCAGCGAGTTAAGCGTCTGCTCTGCCTCCTCACGAGCATCTGTGTCCACCGCTTGTAGAGCCACCACTTCGTCGCCGTCCTCCACCAGTTCTCCCAGCAACCAGTCCATAGCGTTCTGCGAGTAGCTATGGGTGTCGTAACCGCATAGAAACGTTCGTGAGTGGCGGGTGAAGGCGTACTCAGGGTGTTTCCATGAGTATGTTTCTGCAAACTGCAGGCGGAAAGAGATGCGGCCGGTCGATTTGTTTTCCAAAGGTCTGGGAGAATTCTGTCTGGAAATTGAAGGCTTTGGTGAGTGTCCTTTACCTGGGGAGTGTACAGGTCGGGGAGAGACGCCTCTGGAAACGGAGGGAGTGGCTCCAGGGGTGAACCCCGGGCTCGGAATGTACAGAGTGTCGTTATTTTCGGCCTTGGAGTTCTTGACCGCTCGTCTGGTGCCCACAGCCAAAGCTGCCACTGCTGCCCGTTCCAGAAGATCTTGATCTGACAAGGTTTTGGGGGTGGGTGGTTTCTGTGTTACTGAGAAGCGGACGAGTCGTGCGTTGGCATCTGTGTCGGTCTGCTCGTCTCCAG from Yarrowia lipolytica chromosome 1D, complete sequence encodes:
- a CDS encoding uncharacterized protein (Compare to YALI0D25696g, weakly similar to uniprot|O74508 Schizosaccharomyces pombe SPCC594.05c, similar to Saccharomyces cerevisiae SPP1 (YPL138C); ancestral locus Anc_8.650), with the translated sequence MYISPCIQYYTITNSTTPHNMSSNDATSDDTDATVEEDFKREPETAANLESNPPSDPPVENEEASDSDEPSGGFSYSLLKKSVPMKENQAETAKPESVMKSDPVVKAELLTSEAGSATPSATESPRETPSDLMSPDPDHIPSKSSKRRQPKPKSRPAPKKKLKVAVAKDYKLPPGAPPVDTSHHGDEDHQDLFCVCRRPDDGKWMIGCDYCEEWIHGSCVGITPARAKLMHKFCCPYCTHKAEKMRPGEEATVAHQMTLKHGTETTWKRVCRLEECHKAVSYPSKYCCREHGLEYMKGRVAALSTNSNSSVADDTEEPFGKLSEERLAAIVQQTPNLAAFKTLGSTTPVEASPVTPKQPSTQLKFVEQKLKYMTLVKDRTKSLSEEAATAAGVRKKDLCGYDSRLDKDHDIWANEFAAQDELVGIAMSDDTSKTVTPSHDALHNKEHICLQDKRKCYNHLGWAALITDRLNLQLAILQREMERSEGDEADLKEIERLRSVERKTWIK
- a CDS encoding uncharacterized protein (Compare to YALI0D25718g, similar to uniprot|O14274 Schizosaccharomyces pombe Conserved hypothetical protein, similar to Saccharomyces cerevisiae DTD1 (YDL219W); ancestral locus Anc_2.59) encodes the protein MRAVIQRAKSGSVTVDSKIVSQISHGLVVLIGVGHEDTAEDVEKVANKIIKTKLWPSVDGAQQWKQSVLDVGGEVLCVSQFTLFAKVKKGQKPDFHNAAKGPQAKELYDQVLAKIQAALPEGRTVKDGVFGAMMDVALVNDGPVTIQYDTKNDK
- a CDS encoding uncharacterized protein (Compare to YALI0D25740g, some similarities with uniprot|Q04493 Saccharomyces cerevisiae YML094W Prefoldin subunit 5, similar to Saccharomyces cerevisiae GIM5 (YML094W); ancestral locus Anc_8.873) translates to MAEQTQIDLNTLSIPQLGEIKQKLMQEVEFLNSSFQKLIEAKRKFQDCQESVRGVSAEKDDTELMVPLSSSLYVPGRMSNVGKFMVDVGTGYYVEKDAEGAIAHYQKKVMTLEKNLGDLTAVAEQKGKNLEAIDQIMRQKIGEEMKKKQTQQAE
- a CDS encoding uncharacterized protein (Compare to YALI0D25762g, similar to Saccharomyces cerevisiae RAD10 (YML095C); ancestral locus Anc_8.874, weakly similar to uniprot|Q06182 Schizosaccharomyces pombe Mating-type switching protein swi10), which translates into the protein MSGQKRDIAAILKGVAEYQGIKKSAVEGSTGNGAPKDPAPSSTVAATSTSASTRSTTPPPKPTPPQVSPLRKRVPPAIPQPRIVRPAGYKEHTPAATKSTSTTTSSVPVSRITATPPAPQPVNTRQNNNEISLEASIQQARENIKRAEAAAVAEPTAPVVSRQRRIPAILVNKNQRGNKVLDYIKDVPWEYGAGDMVADYVTGSTSCVLFLSIKYHSIKPEYIYRKIAKLQKQQFDLKVLLVMIDKENHEAAIRELTRASMRHDLAILVAWSNEDCGNYISKLKSLETATVKLIEGSKSKDYTSRLADVLSNVKLNKSDALNLSTTYKSLKNAILDDSERISEINGFGPTKVKRWNQTMRDPFIYKPTAE
- a CDS encoding uncharacterized protein (Compare to YALI0D25784g, weakly similar to uniprot|O74782 Schizosaccharomyces pombe Hypothetical protein), coding for MVSALHMVARSGYHVKTQSLHPHVTLSNSVVVLIQPHENLHPLCNYSMDNLGRYDVPPDVSMTAGDEQTDTDANARLVRFSVTQKPPTPKTLSDQDLLERAAVAALAVGTRRAVKNSKAENNDTLYIPSPGFTPGATPSVSRGVSPRPVHSPGKGHSPKPSISRQNSPRPLENKSTGRISFRLQFAETYSWKHPEYAFTRHSRTFLCGYDTHSYSQNAMDWLLGELVEDGDEVVALQAVDTDAREEAEQTLNSLVEQILIQYGKKISIVLEYAIGKFQQVLDRTIEIYEPSILVVGTKGRKKVGFQGLIPGSVSQYCLQHSPIPVIVVKPHQKRAKTRAKRATKNKRAYMEVLQGGGECFIEGGDWVMYNEAATVSDIGTRQAPVMPSGWNQGYEDVRLDGRARRNSL